Sequence from the Candidatus Paceibacterota bacterium genome:
TCTTAAAACATACCTGCGTCTCTCCGAACAAATCGTAGAAATCTCTAAAATGATTAACGGATGGATTACTTATATAACACAAAAGGAGTCTCTATAGACTCCCCCGTGTAGAAACTTCCGAACGAGCCCCCATGTTGGAGTTCCGATTGCTGGAGTTGTTCCAATTGAACTTGACCTGCGAATTGTTCGGATTCCAGTTGCCGTTGGCCACATTGCCGGATGGCAAGCGCTCATTATTTGTCTTATTTTTTCCATATCGCCAAAAATCGAAAAACTAAAAATAGCTGATCAATTTTCTGGGTTAACCACGTGGAATATCGTGCATTGTGTAAAATAAGACAAGCAATTTCTTTATAATGGCAAATTGTTATCTATATTACATAGATCAATTTAAAAGCCAAATGTATTATATATAAAAAGGAAAGCGTAGACCACAAGTGAGTGTGATCTACGCTTTTTCTTGTCCGAGGACCCAAACTAATGGGGCCAAGGGAACAAGTTTTAAGGTGCAAGCGGAACGGGGATTGCCGAACGAGCCCCCACGCCGGAGCACCGAAAGCTGGAGCTGCTCCGGAAGAACTTGACCTGCGAAGAGTACGGACGCCAGCCGCCGCGGGCCACATCGCCGGATGGCAAGCGGTTATTCGGACACCATGTCCACGTCTCGGGATCCAGGTAGTCTTTCAATACAAGGTAGCGGAGGCCAAAGGCCAAAGCATACCTGCGAAGAGTGAGCCAGATGCGTCCTGTTTCCATGAGCATGTCCGGTGACTTGTTCATGGTATCAAGACTGGGACGAAGTGAGTTTTCGATGATGTGTAGAGTCGGCTGCCCAGTGGCCTCCGATCCAGAATAGTTCATCACATCAGTTTCCTCCCACTCATCGATCCCCTGATCCTTGATTGCCTTTTGCACGGCATCACGGTTGTTCAGAGTGCCAGGATCATAGATGACCATGACGTTCTGCCATGGCAAATCCTCTGGAAATCCGAATTTCTTTTTCAGGTCCAGACCGCCAGCGACACCGAGGATTTTCTTCGCAAACTTTTCAGCCTGTTTGATTGCCTCGCTGAGGTTGGTTTCCGAGACCTTGAAGGAGGGGTGTGTGGTGACCTGTTGCTGTTGTCTTGATCCAAAACACCCTTCGATGAGCTCTTGCAAGCCCGCCGAGAGAAGTTGCGGATCAAACGGATAACCATTCGGTTGACGGATCTGCCGTTTAAGTTCAAACAGCTGACCATCAACTTTTTGATACATTTCGCCTGTGACAATTGTTGCCATGACGTTTCCTTTCTTATTTTATTTATGATTTTTTCTCGAGGATTGCTCGAGATTTTTTAAGGGCTTTGTGCTAGCTAAAAGCGAGCACTCCGCTGACTTGTTTACCTATATTATATCACGTTTAATATAAAAAGCAATGGACATTACAGCCCTATATTACTGGCTTATATTTTGTTTTTAAAAAATTTGACTTTAAAAGTGCTAGGTGTATTATGTATATGTTTTACATCGAGGGCCACCGCAAGGTGGCCCTTTGACGTTATTCATCTTTTTGAATAAACCCTCTTAGTTTATCTAGGTCGATAAACTTTACTCGCTGAATAAGTTCAATGGATACATGGTTCCTTGTTGAACACACGAGCACCATTTTCCCTTTAATCTTTAACAGATCGACCAACTGAGCAAAATCTGAATCTCCTGAAAATAAAATAATATCCCTATAATCCTCCCTCCATCTATAGGCATCGAGAGTCAACTCAACGTCAAGATTTCCTTTCTTTAAAATTCCTCCATCCCTATTTTGAATAATTTTTAACTCTTTTGAATGAATAATGTATCCTGCATTTTGTAGTATTGTTAAAAAACCTTTTTGCTTAGTGTCTTCTGGTGAAACTCCTGTATAAAAATGGGTAGCAGAGACTATATAGCCAGCTTGTTTTGCTTCAGCTTTTAAATATTCAATAAGTTTTATGTAGTCGACTTTCCAGCCTAATGTTTTTTGAGAATGATAGATGTTTGAGGCATCTATAAAAACAGCTAGGTCTCCTTTGATGTATTCGTGTATCAT
This genomic interval carries:
- a CDS encoding NYN domain-containing protein → MIHEYIKGDLAVFIDASNIYHSQKTLGWKVDYIKLIEYLKAEAKQAGYIVSATHFYTGVSPEDTKQKGFLTILQNAGYIIHSKELKIIQNRDGGILKKGNLDVELTLDAYRWREDYRDIILFSGDSDFAQLVDLLKIKGKMVLVCSTRNHVSIELIQRVKFIDLDKLRGFIQKDE